GATCGATACAGCGCTGCGGTTACGCGCTATGGGCCTGATAACTGACCCGGTGCATTTTGATTTCGTGATGGGTGTGCCGGGTGGTATTGGCGCTGACCCGGCACACCTCGTGCATATGGCGCGCAGTCTTCCTGCCAGCAGTACCTGGAGTGTAGCGGGAATAGGGCGGCATCAGTTGATCCTGGGCGTGATTGCCCTGGCGATGGGAGGAAATGTGCGTGTGGGCTTCGAGGATAATATTTACTACCGCAAAGGCGTACTGGCGCGCAGTAATGCGGAACTGGTGGCACGCATTGCTCGTATAGCCGGCGAGCTGGAGCGTGCGGTTGCCACTCCTGCTCAGGCCAGAGAAATCTTGCAATTGGAGCGCTACAAAGTCCTGTAGCGACAGCGGCCTGTCCCTATCCCTACAGGACGACTCGATTCGGTTGTCAAAATTCATCAGCCTATAGACCTACCAGGGCCAGGACAGGCCACCGCATCCCATTACCACGTAAAACGCTTTCCCCCGCACTCTCTTCAGGAGAGCCTTATGCGAACAGGGTTCTCCCGCTGAGCACTTGCGATGGCCTGACCTGGCCCTGACGGCGCCGGTTACCGGAGGTGGGCGACCACAAGGGTACGTCCCCATCTTATGTTGAAAGCAATGGAAGCTCAACGAAAAACGTACTGCCGCTGCCTTCCTGCGATTCACACCAGATTTGGCCGCCGTGACGATCCACGATCTCTTTGCAAATGGTAAGGCCCAGCCCAAGGCCGCCATGCGGTGATGCCTGCAGGTCTGGACCGCGATAAAAAGGCTCGAAGACTCGCGCTTGCTGGTCCTCTGGAATGCCTGTTCCAAAATCGCGAACTTTGACGAGTACGGTATTCTCAAGTCGGGATAGGTAGACTTCGACCGGGCTTGCAGGCGAAGAGTATTTCAGGGCGTTGTTCACTAAATTGATGATCAGGTTGTGCATCCTATTAGAATCGGCCTGCAGCAGAATGGGCGTCGTTGGGGCAATCAAGGTGATTTTGCGGTTTGAAAGGAGCATCTCTTGTTCAACGACCTGGTGGCAGATATCTGAAAGGTTACACGTCTCCCTGTGTAGTCCGATGTTTCCAGCACGAATATTACTCAGTTCGAGCAATTCATTCACTACAGCGTTCAGGCGGCGGGTCTGACCATCGATACTCTCTAGCGCAGTGCGAATTACTGCCATTTCGGGCGAGAGTTCTTTATGACGCGCTAAACGCCGCAAGAGCAACTGGGTATGCCCGCTGATGGTGGTCATAGGCGTTCTCAACTCGTGCGACGCGACCGTGATGAACTGATCTTCCAGTTCGGTCGCCTGCCGGAGCTCCAAATCTTCCTTAACGGGTTCAATAGTATAGTTTTGAGGCGGCTGCTTGTTCGTGTGAGAAGGAGATACTTTTCCCCACAAGCGGTAGATGGAGATGATAAATCCTGAGAGCAGCAGGTTGAGTACACGCTGTATGAACCGGAATGCAAAGGTAAGCGGCACTCCGATCAAGTATCCGAGTGCTGAGCGCTGCTTCTGGGATTTCACAATTGAATGATGTTGATTCATCTCTGTTCCCCGTTGAGACGATTCGAGTCTCATAGAAGTTGTTGGGCGCCTATTCTCAACCTGGATCATACTCTTGTGTCTCCGAATAGTCCTCTACGAAAAATGCTCATGCTCTGATTGGCTGCATATAGAATAGCTAGAATGGAGAAGCTATTCTGAATGGATTTCCTTATCCTACAAAGGGACACGAAATGCCGAAAAGCATGGTTTCATATTTTCGGCGTGAATGAGCCTGACAAGCTAATTTGGTGGAGGACGAAAAATATTTTCAATTGAATGGCTTCCCAACCCTGTTCCGCTTTTGGGCAATCACCAGCTATCTGGCGTTGTCAGTAAACGTGTCCATAGTATAAGATGTTTAGTAGAGAAGCATGGTTTGCCTGTAGATGCTCTTCGCGGGATTTTTGAGCCAGGGGTAGGGGTAATGAGAGCCTCCGGAGGAGGGCAGGCGCCAGGTGCTGTCCCTACGAAAAAGATGAGGAATGCTACGATGTTCAAGAAACTATTGGTTGCGAACCGGGGCGAAATAGCTGTTCGCATCATGGCGACGTGCCGTGAAATGGGGGTACAGACCGTCGCGGTTTATTCAGACGCCGACCGTCATATGCGCCATGTAGAGCTGGCGGATGAGGCGTATTACATCGGCCCGGCGCCGGCCACGCAAAGTTACCTGCGCATAGATACGATGATCGATGTTGCGAAAAAAAGTGGCGCTGAAGCTATTCATCCCGGCTACGGGTTCCTTTCCGAAAATGCCGATTTCGCCGAAGCATGCGAGCGGGCCGGCATCATTTTTGTTGGTCCGCCCGCGGCTGCGATGCGTTTGATGGGATCAAAGATTTCGGCCCGGCAGCTGGCGCAATCGGTTGGTGTGCCTACTGTTCCCGGTTATAACGGTGAAAGCCAGGATGATGAGATATTGATGCGCGAGGCGCGGCGCATTGGTTTTCCCCTGCTCATCAAGGCGGCAGCGGGTGGAGGGGGCAAGGGGATGCGCGAGGTATATGAGGCCTCGGATTTCATGGATCAACTGGCGGGGGCGAGACGAGAGGCTCTGGCATCGTTTGGCGACGCCACCGTCTTTCTCGAACGCCTGGTATTACAGCCACGGCATATCGAAATACAGGTGCTTGGTGATACTTTTGGCAATCTCATTCACCTGGGTGAGCGCGAATGCTCGATCCAGCGCCGTCACCAGAAGATTATCGAGGAGAGTCCATCGGTTGCGTTGACGGCGGCACTGCGCGAGGAAATGGGAGAGACTGCCGTCCGTCTTGCCAAAGCCGCGGGGTATGTGAACGCGGGCACGCTTGAGTTCATGCTCGATACCGAAAAGCAGTACTATTTTCTTGAAATGAATACACGCCTGCAGGTTGAACATCCGGTGACCGAGCTGGTTACAGGCTTCGACCTTGTGCGGCACCAGTTGCTGATTGCCGCGGGCGAGCCATTAGCCATCCGGCAGCAAGAGGTTCATCCGCGCGGCCATGCGATAGAAACCCGCCTGTACGCCGAAGACCCCGACCATAACTTTATCCCTTCGACCGGCACAGTGACGCGATTTATACAGCCGCGGGGACCTGGTATTCGCGTCGATAGCGGCATCCGCAGCGGAGATGAGATCACGCAGTTTTACGATCCCATGATCGCCAAGTTGATCGTCTACGGCGAAGACCGTGCGGCGGCCATCGCGCGTTTGCAAGATGCATTGGAGCAGACGACCGTTTTCGGCGTCAAGACGAATGCCCAATTGCTGCTCGCCATTGCTAAAAATAAGGACTTTCAAGAAGGCCAGACCTATACGAACTTTCTGGAAGCATCCGGGTTGATGAAGGAGGGTATTTTCCAGCAGGAGGCGCGGTTAGACCTGTTGAAGCGGGTGCTGCAAGCGGCGGCATTATATGAAGTCGCGGGCGCGGTAAAAGAAAGCGATGCGTATAACCATCACGCGAATCCCTGGCTGGCGCTTGGACCATGGCGCATGTTTGGGGAGATCAGGCATGTTGTCTATGAATACCAGGGAGAGGCGCGCAGGCTGGCTTTATGGCAAGATAGAGAGGATAATGGAGCCTGGAACGTGCAAGTAGATGACGGGCCGGCGGAGAAGATCACCTGCGCTTTTGACAATGAGGGCTTTGTGCTGTTGCGACAGGGTAACGCGCAAACGCATGCCTATGTGCAGCGCAATGAACGTGAGATGCAGGTTGCCCTTGGAGGGTATATATATCGTCTTGGTCGCCGTCGTCCGCCGGATGTAAATACAGCAGGACATGGCGGCGGAGCCGGGCACGCGCAGGAAGCGCTTACCGCGCCCATGGCAGGCACAATCGTCAAGGTGCAGGTAAAGGAAGGGGATACAGTTGAACAGCGCCAGGTGCTGGTGATCCTGAGCGCTATGAAGATGGAGCATACAATCGTGGCTCCCTATAAGGGCAAAGTTAGTCGCATACATTACACGGAAGGCGACGTGGTTCAGGGTGGGGCCGTTATTGTGGAAATGGAATAAGGTGAAAGGATTATTTAGATGCAAGTAGGTTTTATTGGCATTGGCGTCATGGGACGCCCGATGACGCTCAATTTACTGAAGGCGGGACATCATGTCACTATTTTTGCTCGCCATCCTGAGAAGCCGGAGGTGCAGGAAGTCATTAACGCGGGCGCCAAATTAGCCCCTTCGTCGCGCGCGGTAGCCATGGCATCAGAAGTCGTGATTACGATGGTGCCCAATTCGATGCAGG
This genomic interval from Ktedonobacteraceae bacterium contains the following:
- a CDS encoding acetyl-CoA carboxylase biotin carboxylase subunit is translated as MFKKLLVANRGEIAVRIMATCREMGVQTVAVYSDADRHMRHVELADEAYYIGPAPATQSYLRIDTMIDVAKKSGAEAIHPGYGFLSENADFAEACERAGIIFVGPPAAAMRLMGSKISARQLAQSVGVPTVPGYNGESQDDEILMREARRIGFPLLIKAAAGGGGKGMREVYEASDFMDQLAGARREALASFGDATVFLERLVLQPRHIEIQVLGDTFGNLIHLGERECSIQRRHQKIIEESPSVALTAALREEMGETAVRLAKAAGYVNAGTLEFMLDTEKQYYFLEMNTRLQVEHPVTELVTGFDLVRHQLLIAAGEPLAIRQQEVHPRGHAIETRLYAEDPDHNFIPSTGTVTRFIQPRGPGIRVDSGIRSGDEITQFYDPMIAKLIVYGEDRAAAIARLQDALEQTTVFGVKTNAQLLLAIAKNKDFQEGQTYTNFLEASGLMKEGIFQQEARLDLLKRVLQAAALYEVAGAVKESDAYNHHANPWLALGPWRMFGEIRHVVYEYQGEARRLALWQDREDNGAWNVQVDDGPAEKITCAFDNEGFVLLRQGNAQTHAYVQRNEREMQVALGGYIYRLGRRRPPDVNTAGHGGGAGHAQEALTAPMAGTIVKVQVKEGDTVEQRQVLVILSAMKMEHTIVAPYKGKVSRIHYTEGDVVQGGAVIVEME
- a CDS encoding HAMP domain-containing sensor histidine kinase, with product MNQHHSIVKSQKQRSALGYLIGVPLTFAFRFIQRVLNLLLSGFIISIYRLWGKVSPSHTNKQPPQNYTIEPVKEDLELRQATELEDQFITVASHELRTPMTTISGHTQLLLRRLARHKELSPEMAVIRTALESIDGQTRRLNAVVNELLELSNIRAGNIGLHRETCNLSDICHQVVEQEMLLSNRKITLIAPTTPILLQADSNRMHNLIINLVNNALKYSSPASPVEVYLSRLENTVLVKVRDFGTGIPEDQQARVFEPFYRGPDLQASPHGGLGLGLTICKEIVDRHGGQIWCESQEGSGSTFFVELPLLST